One genomic segment of Bacteroidales bacterium includes these proteins:
- a CDS encoding PorT family protein, producing MKKLLLVLTLFISGWIHPGIKAQYNISVGFKSSAIGFDYIMKHKNGHSSDMRFGVSLGGMIPVEISNHFIVQPEFNVYYRSNMIKNDMDGTSRELMICGAEIPIYALYRWGSDNSSIHMGAGIYLGAGFIASDRTNDIDLYDEEYLKRMDFGLGYMIGYRFKFGLSLQLEYKIGVLNALTSQNNNNKMYPQSVGIGLGYIFPAIKPKFTGQALSEL from the coding sequence ATGAAAAAGCTTTTATTAGTATTGACATTATTTATTTCCGGATGGATACATCCCGGGATAAAGGCCCAGTACAATATCAGCGTCGGATTTAAATCTTCCGCTATTGGCTTCGATTATATCATGAAGCACAAAAACGGACATTCAAGCGACATGAGATTCGGAGTATCTTTGGGAGGCATGATTCCAGTGGAAATTTCAAATCATTTCATTGTCCAGCCGGAATTTAATGTTTATTACAGGTCAAACATGATCAAAAACGATATGGACGGGACTTCCCGGGAATTGATGATCTGTGGTGCGGAAATACCGATTTATGCTTTATACCGATGGGGATCTGATAACAGTTCTATCCATATGGGTGCGGGAATATACCTGGGGGCAGGATTTATTGCTTCAGACCGGACAAACGACATAGACCTGTACGATGAAGAATACCTGAAAAGAATGGATTTCGGACTTGGATATATGATCGGATATCGTTTTAAATTCGGACTTTCTCTTCAACTAGAATATAAGATAGGAGTACTCAATGCGTTGACATCACAAAATAACAATAACAAAATGTATCCCCAATCGGTAGGAATAGGTCTGGGGTATATATTTCCTGCTATTAAGCCAAAATTTACCGGGCAAGCTTTATCAGAGCTATAA
- a CDS encoding pyridoxamine 5'-phosphate oxidase family protein, producing MKRHQLTEAETEILLTEASVGRIATNYENGYPYVVPVHFVYLEKKIYVHGLIKGQKISNILSDPKVGFEVDEMGDLTFGDNPCDTNTIFKSVIILGDAVLVNDVDVKIKALRAIVQKYTPQLSDQEFPEKMIKATGIIEISIKEVTGKYYK from the coding sequence ATGAAAAGGCATCAGCTGACGGAAGCTGAAACGGAAATTTTATTGACGGAGGCATCTGTAGGGCGTATAGCTACCAACTATGAAAATGGGTACCCTTATGTCGTGCCCGTACATTTCGTATATCTGGAGAAAAAGATTTATGTACATGGCCTGATTAAAGGACAGAAGATATCCAATATTTTGTCGGATCCGAAAGTGGGTTTTGAAGTGGACGAAATGGGTGATTTAACATTTGGTGATAACCCGTGTGATACCAATACCATATTCAAAAGTGTCATTATTCTGGGTGATGCGGTATTGGTAAACGATGTCGACGTAAAAATAAAAGCACTCAGGGCGATCGTGCAGAAATATACCCCGCAATTGAGTGATCAGGAATTTCCCGAAAAAATGATAAAAGCAACCGGTATTATTGAAATCAGTATTAAGGAAGTCACCGGGAAATATTATAAATAG
- a CDS encoding efflux transporter outer membrane subunit, translating to MKNLFYMILVPVLALLLFSCKAGRIYKTPEMNIPGKFDSQGMEQGNINDIGWSTLYPDTILQGLISKALENNKDMLSAYARIREMIASRRIKFSELFPQIGVQAIADKEYLNYGGDNKTYSPEINAYLTFGWELDIWGNLRYQNDAGIAAYLQSVESQKALQLTVVSQVAQMYFELKALDRELRIVQQTLDSRHEAVTFAKLRYEGGMTSEIPYRQSLVEHARTETLVPKLQYEIRQKENDLSMLLGEFPTHIHRGEDISLYADTPDLPIDLPSELLQQRPDVRQAEQKLKEAHANAGVAYTNMFPRIKLTGNLGFENSEIKDFLKSPAWYIAGSLTSPLFSMGKNKAAHKAALAIYEQETYAYEKKILDVFREVNNALEFFNKTKEMYESTEALYQSAQLYHALARLQYVNGVISYIDVLDAQRQLFDAEIALNDAILDKLLATVSLYKALGGGITE from the coding sequence ATGAAAAACCTATTTTATATGATACTTGTCCCGGTCTTGGCACTGTTGCTTTTTTCCTGTAAAGCCGGTCGTATTTACAAAACACCGGAGATGAACATACCCGGGAAATTCGACAGCCAGGGTATGGAGCAGGGTAATATAAATGATATCGGGTGGAGCACTTTATATCCCGATACTATTTTACAGGGGCTTATATCGAAAGCCCTGGAAAATAACAAGGATATGCTCTCGGCTTATGCACGTATCAGGGAGATGATTGCCAGCCGGAGGATCAAATTTTCGGAACTGTTTCCCCAGATAGGTGTACAGGCGATTGCCGATAAGGAATACCTGAATTATGGTGGAGACAATAAGACATACAGTCCGGAGATCAATGCTTATCTTACCTTCGGGTGGGAGCTCGATATATGGGGTAATCTACGTTACCAGAATGATGCGGGTATTGCGGCTTACCTGCAGTCGGTAGAATCACAGAAGGCTTTGCAGCTAACCGTTGTTTCGCAGGTAGCACAGATGTATTTCGAGCTGAAAGCCCTTGACCGTGAGTTGAGGATCGTACAGCAAACACTCGATTCGCGTCATGAAGCTGTTACATTTGCCAAATTAAGGTATGAAGGAGGAATGACTTCGGAAATACCTTACCGGCAGAGTCTGGTGGAACATGCACGTACCGAAACGCTTGTTCCTAAACTTCAGTATGAGATCCGGCAGAAAGAAAACGATCTTTCCATGCTTTTGGGTGAATTCCCTACACATATTCACAGGGGGGAAGATATCAGCCTGTATGCCGATACTCCCGATCTCCCGATAGACCTTCCGTCGGAGCTATTGCAACAAAGGCCCGATGTGCGCCAGGCCGAACAAAAACTGAAGGAGGCGCATGCTAATGCAGGAGTTGCCTATACCAATATGTTCCCCAGGATAAAACTTACTGGGAACCTGGGCTTTGAGAACTCGGAGATCAAAGATTTCCTAAAAAGCCCGGCATGGTATATTGCCGGCTCACTCACAAGTCCCCTGTTTAGTATGGGAAAGAATAAGGCTGCCCATAAAGCTGCTCTCGCTATTTATGAACAGGAGACCTATGCTTATGAAAAAAAGATCCTTGACGTTTTCAGGGAAGTAAATAATGCACTTGAATTTTTTAACAAAACAAAAGAGATGTACGAATCAACTGAGGCACTGTACCAGTCGGCTCAGTTGTACCATGCACTGGCACGATTACAGTATGTGAATGGCGTGATCAGTTATATCGATGTTTTGGATGCACAACGCCAGTTGTTCGATGCCGAAATAGCACTCAACGATGCCATCCTGGATAAGCTGTTGGCTACGGTATCGCTTTATAAAGCATTGGGTGGAGGCATTACGGAATAA
- a CDS encoding efflux RND transporter permease subunit, translating into MKPGFFIDRPVFSTVISVLIVLLGIIGLFSLPVEQYPHITPPVVKISASYPGANATTVSQAVSTPIEQVLNGTPGMIYMESSSSNSGGLSISVTFDVNTNVDFAAVEVQNRVKLAESRLPAEVIQNGVSIEKQATSQLLTIALVSDDPKFDEIYLSNYATINVLDIIGRIPGVGRVSNVGSRYYGMQIWVYPDKMASFGITVKDLQDALKDQNRESAAGEIGKPPVSDVDVAVTITARGRLSTVSDFEDIVVKANNDGSFIRMRDVARVSLEASSYNTESGLNGKNAAILSVYLLPGANAIEVADEVKRAINEIAQSFPEGLDYLIPFDITEYISESISEVYKTLFEALFLVILVVFLSLQSWRAAFIPIIAVPISLIGTFGFMLIMGFSLNMLTLLGLVLAIGIVVDDAIVVVENVERIMNSRKIGARAATHIAMKELTGALIATSMVLAAVFIPVSFLDGITGSLFRQFSITIVVSVLISTVVALTLSPAMCAIILRPHKRTRNIIFRKINIWLDKGNKKYTGILGKICGYPKRILAGFGMVLVLIFVLNKYIPTGFIPQEDQGFFTVELEMPEGTTLERMRTVTDRAVTFINQLDAVEYVQNVTGSSPRVGSNQGRSTLTVILKPWKKRGQDVEEVMHIILDELYNYPEIKAYTSRPPVVPGLGGAGGVELKLQAKSDAQWDDLATGVDSFIYYASRAKEVANVSSALQPEIPLIYFDVDKDLAKLLGVPISDIFSTMKAYLGSVYVNDFNMFNRIYKVYIQADQSFRSTQDDISLFFVKTSNGTMVPLTVLGKTEYTTGPGSITRFNMFTSAPIQVTPAAGYSSGQAMKAIERISKKHLPKNIGFSWSGLSFQEQKASGQTGKVMTLVFIFVFLFLAALYESWVVPISALLSIPVSALGAYLGIWVLGLNNDIYFQIGLVTLIGLATKNAILIIEFAKMQVENGDTPMQAALQAAKLRFRPILMTSLAFVLGMLPMVIASGPGSASRHSIGSGVFFGMILAITIGIILVPFFFVLVYNFKERFKIPDFKFRIPDKYKKILKRKPK; encoded by the coding sequence ATGAAACCGGGATTTTTCATTGACCGTCCTGTTTTTTCAACCGTTATCTCAGTACTGATCGTACTGTTAGGTATTATAGGGTTGTTTTCCCTGCCGGTGGAACAATACCCGCATATTACGCCACCGGTGGTAAAGATCAGCGCGTCTTACCCTGGTGCTAATGCCACTACGGTATCCCAGGCGGTATCGACTCCCATTGAACAGGTACTGAACGGTACGCCGGGAATGATATATATGGAATCGAGCAGTTCCAACTCCGGCGGGTTATCCATAAGCGTCACTTTTGATGTAAATACCAATGTGGATTTTGCAGCAGTGGAAGTCCAGAACAGGGTGAAACTGGCAGAATCCCGTTTGCCTGCCGAAGTGATACAAAATGGTGTATCCATAGAGAAGCAGGCGACCAGCCAGTTACTGACCATTGCCCTTGTGTCCGATGATCCGAAGTTCGACGAAATATACCTGAGCAACTATGCTACCATCAATGTGCTGGATATTATTGGCCGTATACCCGGAGTAGGCCGGGTGTCGAATGTAGGAAGCCGGTATTATGGCATGCAGATATGGGTATACCCCGATAAGATGGCAAGTTTCGGGATAACGGTAAAAGATCTGCAGGACGCATTAAAAGACCAGAACCGGGAATCGGCAGCAGGTGAGATCGGTAAACCTCCGGTTTCGGATGTGGATGTAGCAGTTACTATTACGGCCAGGGGGCGTCTTTCTACGGTCAGTGATTTTGAAGACATTGTTGTGAAAGCCAATAACGACGGATCTTTTATTAGGATGCGGGACGTGGCCAGGGTATCACTTGAAGCTTCGTCGTATAATACGGAAAGTGGTTTAAACGGCAAGAATGCTGCTATACTGAGTGTTTACCTGTTGCCCGGCGCCAATGCTATAGAAGTGGCCGATGAAGTAAAAAGGGCAATCAATGAAATAGCTCAAAGTTTTCCTGAGGGCCTGGATTATCTGATACCTTTCGACATTACAGAATATATCTCCGAATCTATCAGTGAAGTGTATAAAACTTTGTTTGAGGCTCTTTTCCTGGTAATCCTGGTGGTATTCCTGTCATTGCAAAGCTGGCGTGCTGCCTTTATTCCTATCATAGCCGTCCCTATTTCGCTGATCGGCACTTTCGGGTTTATGTTGATTATGGGATTCTCCCTGAATATGCTCACATTGTTGGGGTTGGTACTGGCTATAGGTATTGTGGTGGACGATGCCATTGTGGTTGTCGAAAATGTGGAACGTATCATGAATTCGCGCAAAATAGGTGCACGTGCGGCAACGCATATCGCAATGAAAGAGCTTACCGGTGCGCTTATTGCTACCTCCATGGTACTGGCTGCCGTATTTATACCGGTAAGTTTTCTTGACGGAATAACCGGTTCACTGTTCAGGCAATTTTCCATTACTATTGTGGTATCGGTATTGATTTCCACAGTAGTGGCCCTGACTTTGAGTCCTGCCATGTGCGCTATTATCCTGAGACCTCACAAAAGAACCCGGAATATTATTTTCAGGAAAATCAATATCTGGTTAGATAAAGGCAATAAAAAATATACCGGTATCCTGGGTAAAATATGCGGATACCCGAAAAGAATCCTGGCGGGTTTCGGAATGGTATTGGTATTGATATTCGTTCTGAACAAATATATACCCACAGGATTTATACCACAGGAAGACCAGGGATTCTTTACCGTGGAACTCGAAATGCCTGAGGGAACCACACTCGAACGTATGCGGACGGTAACCGACAGGGCAGTTACTTTTATCAACCAATTGGATGCTGTGGAGTATGTGCAGAATGTAACCGGCTCCAGTCCAAGGGTAGGCTCAAACCAGGGACGGTCTACCCTCACTGTGATACTGAAACCATGGAAGAAAAGAGGCCAGGATGTGGAAGAAGTGATGCATATAATATTAGATGAGTTATATAACTATCCCGAAATAAAGGCGTATACCAGCCGTCCTCCAGTAGTTCCGGGGCTTGGAGGTGCAGGCGGCGTAGAATTGAAACTGCAGGCAAAATCGGATGCTCAATGGGACGACTTAGCAACGGGTGTGGATTCTTTTATCTACTATGCATCAAGGGCTAAAGAAGTTGCCAATGTGTCAAGTGCGCTGCAACCCGAGATACCGTTGATATATTTTGATGTGGACAAAGACCTCGCTAAGTTACTGGGAGTACCTATATCGGATATCTTCTCAACCATGAAAGCTTATCTGGGTTCGGTATATGTGAATGATTTCAACATGTTCAACCGTATATATAAGGTCTATATCCAGGCCGACCAATCTTTTCGTTCGACTCAGGATGATATCAGCCTCTTTTTTGTAAAGACTTCCAATGGCACCATGGTACCGCTTACTGTACTGGGGAAAACAGAATATACCACAGGTCCCGGAAGCATTACCCGGTTCAATATGTTTACATCGGCCCCTATACAGGTAACCCCTGCAGCAGGGTATAGCTCGGGGCAAGCGATGAAGGCTATTGAACGGATTTCAAAGAAACATCTTCCAAAAAATATAGGATTCTCATGGAGCGGGCTTTCCTTCCAGGAACAAAAAGCATCGGGACAAACAGGGAAGGTAATGACCCTTGTATTTATTTTTGTATTCCTGTTCCTTGCAGCACTGTACGAAAGCTGGGTAGTACCCATATCGGCCCTGCTTTCTATTCCTGTGTCGGCTTTAGGTGCATATCTCGGGATTTGGGTTCTGGGACTTAATAACGATATTTATTTCCAGATAGGGTTGGTTACCCTTATCGGCCTTGCTACCAAAAATGCCATCCTGATCATAGAATTTGCCAAGATGCAGGTCGAAAATGGCGATACCCCCATGCAGGCAGCTCTTCAGGCTGCAAAATTGCGATTCAGGCCGATCCTGATGACTTCTTTGGCGTTCGTATTAGGTATGTTACCGATGGTTATTGCTTCAGGGCCGGGATCGGCAAGTCGCCATTCCATTGGTAGCGGTGTGTTTTTCGGTATGATTCTGGCTATAACCATAGGTATTATCCTGGTACCTTTTTTCTTTGTACTGGTATATAACTTCAAGGAAAGGTTTAAGATACCCGATTTCAAATTCAGGATACCCGACAAGTATAAAAAAATATTGAAACGCAAACCGAAGTAA
- a CDS encoding efflux RND transporter periplasmic adaptor subunit, with the protein MKFRKIASYLILIYIISSGACKRSEEKPPVVAVENVSIDNIEIYGKYSGLIRAYRSVEIHARVEGYLERMTFSEGKRVESGEPLFYINAEVYKAKVEKARAQLKKDEAQAAKAERDLHRIEPLYEQNAASRLDLDNAIAALDMAKASVSMSKADLSQAELELSYTVVRSPLSGYISERHVDIGTLVGKSNSSLLATVVRRDTVLVDFKLTALDYLRSQRRNVHLGELDSTRSWQPTITVTLADNTIYGKEGIVDFASPQVDPQTGTFGVRAELPNPNQELLPGQFTRVTLLLDVMENVMIVPQKAISIEKGGAFLFVVRRDSIAEKRFVETGPEHDNKIVVTRGVSPYEKIVVEGHHKLTPGQKVIARDPVVEPYYENQGIKEEYE; encoded by the coding sequence ATGAAATTCAGGAAAATAGCTTCTTATTTAATATTGATATATATCATATCTTCCGGTGCATGTAAAAGGAGTGAGGAAAAGCCTCCGGTTGTAGCCGTTGAAAATGTATCCATAGATAATATTGAAATTTATGGGAAATATTCGGGATTGATCCGGGCATACCGTAGCGTAGAGATACATGCGCGTGTGGAAGGTTATCTTGAACGGATGACCTTTAGTGAAGGTAAAAGGGTAGAGAGCGGCGAGCCCTTGTTTTATATCAATGCCGAGGTATACAAGGCAAAAGTTGAAAAGGCGCGTGCACAATTGAAAAAAGATGAGGCCCAGGCTGCAAAGGCAGAGAGGGATCTACATCGTATCGAACCATTGTACGAACAGAATGCAGCCAGCCGCCTCGATCTGGATAATGCCATAGCGGCTTTGGATATGGCTAAGGCCAGCGTATCCATGAGTAAGGCAGATCTGTCCCAGGCCGAACTGGAACTGAGCTATACAGTGGTACGTTCACCGCTGTCAGGTTATATCAGCGAAAGGCATGTGGATATTGGTACACTTGTGGGTAAGTCCAATTCTTCCCTACTGGCGACAGTGGTGAGACGGGATACTGTGCTCGTGGATTTTAAACTTACGGCTCTCGATTATTTAAGAAGCCAGCGGCGTAACGTTCACCTGGGTGAACTGGATTCCACCCGGTCCTGGCAACCGACCATTACGGTTACTCTTGCCGATAATACCATTTACGGCAAAGAGGGAATTGTGGATTTTGCCTCGCCACAGGTAGATCCGCAGACCGGTACTTTCGGTGTAAGGGCCGAACTGCCTAACCCTAACCAGGAACTTCTCCCGGGACAGTTTACCAGGGTAACCCTTCTGCTCGATGTGATGGAAAATGTGATGATAGTCCCCCAGAAAGCAATCTCGATAGAAAAAGGCGGGGCCTTTTTATTCGTGGTGCGCCGGGATAGTATTGCCGAAAAAAGATTTGTGGAAACTGGACCTGAACATGATAATAAGATAGTAGTTACACGTGGAGTTAGTCCTTACGAAAAAATAGTGGTGGAAGGACATCATAAACTGACACCGGGACAAAAGGTAATAGCCCGCGACCCGGTTGTAGAACCATATTACGAAAACCAGGGAATTAAAGAGGAGTACGAATAG
- a CDS encoding nucleoid-associated protein has translation MLYTDEIGIHSLVLHKVGNKSQEEGIRLSNAPMQVDEAVQSLLLQYFLSPFKSEEYYNLTHESDINLNEVYNYVSQIFDHPETFYEQSVSIARHLYEESTHPKIKSGELYVVHLLNCVVDGEEVDAVGLFKSESKETFLKVYPTSDSFEIEYEDGININKLDKGCLIFNSERENGYLVSVVDNLRQTGEAMYWRDSFLNIARRNDNFHQTEQCLDMCKQFVVERLPESFNVDKIDQADILNKSVQFFRENDEFSFDDFASQVIQQPEVIESFKQYKEEYEEDRDVKIEEEFAISDPAVKKQAKVFKSVIKLDKNFHIYVHGNRQLIEKGYDDDRDMRYYKIFFREEQ, from the coding sequence ATGTTATATACAGATGAAATAGGTATTCACTCACTGGTACTGCATAAAGTGGGTAATAAATCACAGGAAGAAGGAATACGGCTTTCCAATGCTCCTATGCAGGTGGATGAAGCAGTACAAAGCCTGTTATTGCAGTATTTTCTGTCTCCTTTTAAATCAGAAGAATATTATAACCTGACACATGAATCGGATATTAATCTGAATGAGGTATATAATTATGTATCCCAGATTTTTGATCATCCTGAAACATTTTATGAACAATCTGTGAGTATTGCCCGTCATTTGTATGAAGAATCGACGCATCCGAAAATTAAAAGCGGCGAGTTATATGTGGTGCATCTACTCAATTGCGTTGTAGACGGAGAAGAAGTTGATGCTGTCGGTTTATTCAAATCCGAATCAAAAGAGACTTTCCTGAAGGTATATCCTACATCTGATAGCTTTGAGATCGAATATGAAGATGGGATCAACATCAATAAACTGGATAAAGGCTGCCTGATATTTAACAGCGAACGGGAAAACGGTTATCTGGTTTCTGTGGTAGATAACCTACGGCAAACTGGAGAAGCCATGTATTGGCGTGATAGTTTTCTGAATATCGCCCGGCGGAATGATAACTTTCATCAGACCGAACAATGCCTTGATATGTGCAAGCAATTTGTGGTGGAACGGCTTCCGGAGAGCTTTAATGTGGATAAAATAGATCAGGCGGATATCTTGAACAAATCAGTTCAGTTTTTCAGGGAAAATGATGAATTTTCTTTTGATGACTTTGCCAGTCAGGTGATCCAGCAACCGGAAGTGATAGAGTCTTTCAAACAGTATAAAGAAGAATATGAGGAAGACCGGGATGTGAAAATTGAAGAAGAATTTGCCATATCCGACCCGGCTGTCAAAAAGCAGGCGAAAGTTTTCAAAAGCGTCATTAAACTGGACAAGAATTTTCATATTTATGTTCACGGTAACCGGCAGTTAATAGAAAAAGGCTATGATGATGATCGGGATATGAGGTACTACAAGATATTCTTCAGGGAGGAACAATGA
- a CDS encoding S41 family peptidase, whose protein sequence is MKKLLLISVLFMPLVSSAQTPEQNKVVEEFVQRYNRGNDDIARLYYNVDMEDYNSFNKKAGEEIRELRSRLGKISDHRLIKKKGSTFFYDVTLGNAGTSEMKIAFKKNLIENFSFKTSEEFQIRSQTDDLIKKSFDELRRAYMALDPDRAFEEIQKIEELYNSGKSSKNDDFKYRIKFIRAELYAIDNNEEESLRLLSELNKEKPEYVRESVYNCSFASLHQNPEYVKLTYDPLMIYFALIKPVEDTLKRLISNKKPDGMLRCLDIKDSLYATLVPDLQNKALYKRVDDLLFRAAAYSMKGNFEEAIQILKEIKEQGWAYAVNYTVTNDLFKDLKQHKGYEELVGESNCNCREIFDWAVTEFEKSDAGFDYAVELKGKEAYEKHTTGKWAESNSITSSHDCVRLVTDWLGFFRKTHVGFFMNIPAFADTVDVYDKFSVRRLSSKTMYIKLKSFNGHKAHQVIARMIDANDYLISNTPNLIIDLRGNGGGSDNAWNPLCKYIESKPVYYTGGNMFRISEENAKLMERYGEKERADFIRSNSGKRFAGNSHLIVNKPNKTQKYPENILILTNSGTASAAESFLLYAKQSNKVKVMGQISHGAEEVGNCALIESPDKQFLLFYGTTIRHSAKLTQYLDYGIQPDIFLTSDIDWINAAKEYLEYR, encoded by the coding sequence ATGAAAAAACTTTTGCTTATTTCCGTATTATTCATGCCGTTGGTTTCTTCGGCACAAACGCCCGAACAGAATAAGGTGGTTGAGGAGTTTGTTCAAAGATATAACAGGGGAAATGATGATATTGCCAGGCTTTACTATAATGTTGATATGGAGGATTATAACAGCTTCAATAAAAAGGCTGGCGAGGAAATCAGAGAACTCAGAAGTAGGCTGGGGAAAATCAGTGATCACAGGCTGATAAAGAAAAAAGGGAGCACCTTTTTTTATGATGTAACACTGGGAAACGCAGGAACATCGGAAATGAAGATTGCTTTCAAGAAAAACCTGATTGAAAATTTTTCATTCAAAACATCGGAGGAATTCCAAATCCGTTCTCAAACGGACGATTTAATTAAAAAATCGTTTGATGAGCTTCGTCGAGCTTATATGGCGCTCGATCCGGATAGAGCATTTGAAGAAATACAAAAAATCGAAGAGCTTTATAACTCAGGCAAATCATCAAAAAATGATGATTTTAAATACCGGATTAAATTTATCCGGGCCGAACTATATGCAATTGATAATAATGAAGAAGAGTCCCTTCGATTGCTCAGCGAATTGAACAAAGAAAAGCCGGAATATGTCCGGGAATCTGTCTACAACTGCTCTTTTGCGTCACTGCATCAAAATCCGGAATACGTGAAACTTACTTATGATCCGCTGATGATATATTTCGCCCTGATAAAACCAGTAGAAGATACATTGAAGAGATTAATCAGTAATAAAAAACCAGATGGAATGCTGAGGTGTCTTGATATTAAAGATTCATTATATGCCACGCTTGTTCCTGACCTTCAAAACAAAGCGCTTTATAAGCGGGTTGATGATCTGTTGTTTAGGGCTGCTGCATACTCGATGAAAGGAAATTTTGAAGAAGCAATACAAATCCTGAAAGAAATAAAGGAACAAGGCTGGGCTTATGCTGTCAATTATACCGTAACCAACGATCTTTTTAAGGATTTGAAGCAACATAAAGGATATGAAGAACTCGTGGGTGAATCAAATTGCAATTGCAGGGAAATCTTTGACTGGGCAGTGACTGAGTTCGAAAAATCAGATGCCGGATTCGATTATGCTGTGGAATTGAAAGGTAAAGAAGCTTATGAAAAACATACAACCGGAAAATGGGCTGAGAGTAATTCGATCACATCATCGCATGATTGTGTCCGATTGGTAACAGATTGGTTAGGTTTTTTCCGTAAAACGCATGTTGGTTTTTTTATGAATATACCGGCATTTGCTGACACTGTTGATGTATATGATAAGTTTTCTGTCCGGAGACTGTCATCTAAAACCATGTATATCAAACTTAAATCATTCAATGGACATAAAGCCCATCAGGTCATTGCCCGTATGATCGATGCCAACGATTATCTGATCAGTAATACCCCTAACCTGATCATTGACCTGCGCGGTAATGGAGGTGGTAGCGATAATGCTTGGAATCCATTATGTAAATACATTGAATCCAAACCAGTATATTATACGGGTGGAAATATGTTCAGAATCAGTGAGGAAAATGCAAAACTGATGGAGCGTTACGGAGAAAAAGAAAGAGCTGATTTTATCAGGAGCAATTCCGGGAAAAGATTTGCGGGTAACAGCCATTTAATCGTTAACAAGCCAAATAAAACTCAAAAATATCCTGAAAATATCCTGATACTTACCAACAGCGGAACCGCAAGCGCTGCTGAAAGTTTTCTATTATACGCCAAGCAAAGTAATAAAGTTAAAGTTATGGGACAAATAAGTCATGGAGCCGAAGAAGTGGGAAACTGTGCACTGATAGAGTCGCCAGACAAGCAATTTTTACTATTCTACGGCACTACAATAAGGCATTCGGCAAAACTTACCCAATATCTAGATTATGGAATACAACCTGATATATTCCTGACTTCAGATATTGATTGGATCAATGCAGCAAAGGAGTATTTGGAATATCGATAG
- a CDS encoding alpha/beta hydrolase, with protein sequence MKVTNQTESKIGHKTIKHNGNTIHYFINGNVQGESIVFLHPAFGDHRCFDRQIDCFSSKYRAITIDMLGHGLTGVGKSKDKISATAGHIAEILKVENREQTHIVGVSLGSLLAQDFALKYPDKVLSLTALGGYNINREQPEVAKSQGREMFKWFFKMIFSMDAFRKYTAKVSVINETEQTCFYESAKHFTRRSFTVMSGLDALIANRNVERDWPLLILSGEKDNELALKMAKQWHKDDPDSKFHIIEKAGHCANMDNAKAFNRILMNFIPTKTA encoded by the coding sequence ATGAAAGTTACCAACCAAACCGAGAGCAAGATAGGCCACAAAACCATTAAACATAACGGAAATACGATACATTATTTTATAAACGGAAACGTGCAGGGAGAGAGTATTGTTTTTTTGCATCCCGCATTCGGGGACCATCGGTGTTTTGACAGGCAGATTGATTGTTTTTCATCCAAATATCGGGCAATAACCATTGATATGTTGGGACACGGATTAACGGGCGTGGGGAAATCCAAAGACAAAATTTCAGCGACCGCCGGGCACATTGCGGAAATATTAAAAGTGGAAAACCGGGAACAGACGCATATTGTCGGTGTCTCCCTGGGATCTCTGCTCGCACAGGATTTTGCGTTGAAGTATCCCGATAAGGTTTTGTCACTCACAGCACTTGGCGGATATAACATTAACAGGGAGCAGCCGGAGGTGGCTAAATCCCAAGGACGGGAGATGTTCAAATGGTTCTTCAAGATGATCTTCTCGATGGATGCCTTTCGTAAGTATACGGCGAAAGTATCCGTAATAAATGAGACGGAACAAACCTGCTTTTATGAAAGTGCAAAACACTTCACACGAAGATCGTTTACCGTTATGTCGGGACTGGATGCCTTGATAGCAAATCGAAATGTGGAGCGGGATTGGCCTTTGCTTATTCTATCTGGTGAAAAAGACAACGAATTAGCACTCAAAATGGCAAAACAATGGCACAAAGATGATCCTGACAGCAAATTTCATATCATTGAAAAAGCGGGACATTGCGCCAACATGGATAATGCGAAAGCGTTTAACAGGATATTGATGAATTTTATCCCAACAAAAACCGCTTGA